TGAACGCATCCGCGGCAGCGGCGAGCGCCAGGTAGACACTCACGAATAGCCGCCGCGCGTCGGGTGCCGGCCAGTCTTCGGGCCAGGCTTCGCGCGGCAGTCGCGGATCTTTCAGCGCTGCCAGCCGATAGTGATGGATGAGTGACAACCGCAGGCCCAATGCGTTCTTGCCGTCAACGTTATGCAAACCCCGCTCATGCAGAAGTCTTCCAAGCGCACCATAGCGCTCCAGAAACCACCGGTACCTCTCGCTGACGACTTCCAGATCCCACAGATCGGCAGAAAGGTCTGGCCAGTCTTTCCGTTCACCGACCGCCTCGCCGGAGACAACAGCGCCGGAAGGCCGAACGATATCGGAGCGATTGGGGGCGAGAGCGACCCCACTCCCCATCGAGACCCAGCCGTCCGGAAGGGCTTCACGGGTCTTCAAGGCGAGCAGCCAGCCTTGCGCCACGGGCGGGGGCGCATAGAGCACCCTGGACGCCGACCTGAATTCTTCTTGCGCCTGTTCCGTCAGCCTGTAGAAACTCCGGCGCCCGATCCGCTCGCCCAGCAGCTTGCCGGCCGCGACAAGTCTTGACACCGCAGTTCTGACCAGACTTTCGCTGATCCCCTGCTCCGCACAACAACTGACAAGATCTCCCATCCACAAAGTCCCGCCCCTTGGTTCGATCGCGTCGCCATAAAGCGTGACGATAAAAGCGGGTGCCCGCGGGACATATTCGCCGCGTGGTGGCTGAAGGAGTTGGTCGATCTGGTGTCCGGTCATGCAGGTCTCATGTGCAACATCCGGAAATCATAGCACGAATTTCCTGCAACTTAGAGAATTTTGTAATGTCTAAAGCCGCATTTCACATGCATGCAGGGCGATCCGTATTATCGCGGCTTGTGCGCCGATGACGGGGTGGTCCCTCTGCATGCCGCTCCCGATTGACTTTGCCTGCAAACTGCGAAATCAGTCGTCAAGACACACTCGGAGCGGAGCCACTGCCTTGAAGATCGTTCACATCTCGGACACGCACATTCAGGATGATCCCATCATGGGGTCGATCCCGGCAGACAACTTTCGGGCCTGCGCCGGGCACGTCAAGGAACACTGTTCCGATGCGGACATGGTTGTCATTTCAGGCGATCTCGCACACCACGGCACAGACGCCAATTATGCATTTCTGAACGCTCTCTTGAACGAAACCAATCTGATTTCGATGAACCCGCGCCTGATGATCGGCAATCACGACGACCGGACGGCCTTTCGCGCCGCATTCCCGCAGGCGCCCGTCGACGAAAACGGCTTTGTCCAGTGGGTCGAGGAAACCCCGTGCGGGCACTTCCTGTTTCTGGACACCAACGAGCCCGGAACCCACGCGGGTCACTATTGCGCCAAACGGCAGTCCTGGCTGCGCGCCGCGCTCGACGATGTCGTGCGCCGGAACTCAAACGCCTATCTCTTCCTGCATCACAATCCGATGACC
This region of uncultured Roseibium sp. genomic DNA includes:
- a CDS encoding PaaX family transcriptional regulator C-terminal domain-containing protein, giving the protein MTGHQIDQLLQPPRGEYVPRAPAFIVTLYGDAIEPRGGTLWMGDLVSCCAEQGISESLVRTAVSRLVAAGKLLGERIGRRSFYRLTEQAQEEFRSASRVLYAPPPVAQGWLLALKTREALPDGWVSMGSGVALAPNRSDIVRPSGAVVSGEAVGERKDWPDLSADLWDLEVVSERYRWFLERYGALGRLLHERGLHNVDGKNALGLRLSLIHHYRLAALKDPRLPREAWPEDWPAPDARRLFVSVYLALAAAADAFIGGSFSDSRGLLPSATEVTELRLDRLGREALSFAG
- a CDS encoding metallophosphoesterase — translated: MKIVHISDTHIQDDPIMGSIPADNFRACAGHVKEHCSDADMVVISGDLAHHGTDANYAFLNALLNETNLISMNPRLMIGNHDDRTAFRAAFPQAPVDENGFVQWVEETPCGHFLFLDTNEPGTHAGHYCAKRQSWLRAALDDVVRRNSNAYLFLHHNPMTVHVANADQIGIVQVDAFQDILEDYGTVIRHIFFGHCHFSLSGSVCGIPLSAPRSTSHPNWPDFSGNKDRVGYGGMAQNYNVAFLDARSTVIHSMDFLDERIATWVETEADGWLSEDNI